A single genomic interval of Salinarchaeum sp. IM2453 harbors:
- a CDS encoding L-lactate permease gives MVGTVELLLATIPLVIAAVLLVGFFWPATRAMPVAWVTALVVGYVVWNMPWEWLAGASIVGVMTALEILWIVFGALVLLYTLMQTGAFDRINAGFAAVSDDRRVQIILLAFFMATFIEGAAGFGTPAAVVAPLLLALGFPALAAVIAALIGHIIAVTYGAVGTPIIVGVESPLGDVDTTREAIQAEGIEVADFAIEVAAWAATYHAIAGFIMPLFAVGMIVYFFGEERSIKPALEVAPLCLFAGIAFAIPYWASAWFLTAEFPALIGAMVGGAIVVGALRAGYFRPEDEWDFPAREEWPDHWVGTIEPGQSNDSADETLDMPILKAWAPYIVLIALLIVTRIWEPAADFITQSVFTIQYENILGTGLDESIEWMNVPGFWLILSALIAIPLYGMSTDDVKAAWSKAGRKIAAPFIALIFVIAMVQVMLQSGGHEAALQMIVEDEETSVSMIEALAITTADIAGDGYPFIAPLIGALGAAMAGSATVSNITFSNFQFVSADQLDLPKQIIVGAQAVGGAIGNLVAIHNVVAALATVGLVGQEGRVMRLNLIPLVYYAVVTGVLALLFSYVFFPDVF, from the coding sequence ATGGTTGGAACTGTAGAATTACTACTTGCAACGATTCCACTTGTAATTGCAGCAGTCCTGTTGGTTGGCTTTTTCTGGCCGGCAACTCGGGCAATGCCTGTTGCATGGGTAACTGCACTCGTTGTTGGTTACGTAGTGTGGAACATGCCCTGGGAATGGCTTGCTGGGGCATCGATTGTGGGCGTTATGACCGCGTTAGAGATTCTCTGGATTGTATTTGGAGCGCTCGTGTTATTGTATACATTGATGCAAACAGGGGCGTTTGATCGGATCAATGCAGGATTTGCGGCTGTCAGTGACGATCGGCGTGTTCAAATTATCTTACTGGCATTTTTCATGGCAACGTTTATTGAGGGGGCAGCTGGATTTGGAACACCAGCTGCAGTTGTTGCGCCGTTATTACTTGCACTTGGTTTCCCAGCCCTTGCAGCAGTTATTGCTGCCCTCATCGGTCATATTATTGCTGTCACCTACGGTGCTGTTGGCACGCCGATTATTGTCGGAGTTGAGTCCCCGCTCGGCGATGTTGACACGACAAGAGAGGCAATTCAAGCAGAGGGTATTGAAGTGGCCGACTTCGCTATTGAGGTTGCGGCATGGGCGGCAACGTATCATGCAATTGCCGGATTTATAATGCCGCTATTTGCTGTCGGGATGATTGTGTACTTCTTCGGTGAAGAACGGTCAATTAAACCAGCACTAGAAGTAGCGCCACTATGTCTGTTTGCGGGGATCGCATTTGCTATTCCATACTGGGCATCTGCATGGTTCTTGACAGCTGAGTTCCCAGCACTTATCGGTGCAATGGTTGGTGGAGCAATCGTTGTTGGAGCACTGCGAGCTGGATACTTCAGACCGGAAGACGAATGGGATTTCCCCGCTCGCGAAGAATGGCCAGACCACTGGGTTGGAACCATTGAACCTGGGCAATCAAACGATAGTGCGGATGAAACGCTGGATATGCCGATCCTCAAGGCATGGGCCCCATACATTGTGCTAATTGCGTTACTTATTGTTACTAGAATTTGGGAGCCTGCTGCCGACTTTATCACTCAGTCAGTATTCACAATACAGTATGAGAATATCCTTGGTACTGGTCTAGATGAGAGCATTGAGTGGATGAACGTCCCCGGGTTCTGGCTAATTCTGAGTGCTCTTATTGCTATTCCACTGTACGGAATGTCTACTGACGATGTCAAAGCGGCATGGAGCAAAGCAGGGAGAAAGATCGCCGCACCATTTATTGCACTTATTTTTGTGATCGCAATGGTGCAGGTGATGTTACAGTCTGGTGGACATGAAGCAGCACTTCAGATGATTGTAGAGGATGAAGAAACCAGTGTTAGCATGATTGAGGCACTTGCAATTACGACGGCAGACATCGCTGGAGATGGGTATCCGTTTATTGCCCCATTAATCGGAGCGCTCGGAGCTGCAATGGCTGGATCTGCTACCGTTTCGAACATTACATTCTCAAATTTCCAGTTTGTTTCTGCTGATCAGCTTGATTTGCCAAAGCAGATTATTGTTGGTGCACAAGCAGTTGGTGGAGCAATTGGTAATCTTGTAGCAATTCATAATGTTGTTGCTGCGTTGGCAACAGTGGGTCTTGTTGGACAGGAAGGTCGTGTTATGCGGCTGAATTTAATTCCACTTGTATACTATGCAGTTGTTACTGGAGTTCTTGCCTTGCTGTTTAGCTATGTGTTCTTCCCTGATGTCTTCTGA
- a CDS encoding LUD domain-containing protein gives MSQSAVETFRSSLNDHGISLYHTSPEACADLIEEHLVQPATGVSLPFDGVTLPDSISTDITAGELKEAHTGVTPAAAGVADYGSVLIESTPEGTEPISLFNNRHIVVLHEDDLLASMRQAITWIGGRTQESDASFVVATGPSATADMGGLVQGAHGPEEVIVIMIGENNE, from the coding sequence ATGAGTCAATCTGCTGTTGAGACCTTTCGGTCTTCATTAAATGATCATGGGATCTCGTTATATCATACTTCTCCTGAAGCATGTGCTGATCTGATTGAGGAGCATTTGGTTCAGCCTGCCACTGGCGTTTCGCTGCCGTTCGACGGTGTAACGCTTCCTGATTCAATTAGTACAGATATCACCGCTGGTGAATTAAAGGAAGCACATACCGGTGTGACGCCTGCTGCTGCTGGTGTTGCAGATTATGGGAGCGTATTAATTGAGTCCACGCCTGAAGGAACCGAGCCGATTAGTCTTTTTAATAACCGTCATATTGTTGTGCTGCATGAGGACGATCTTTTAGCAAGTATGCGGCAGGCGATTACGTGGATTGGTGGTAGAACTCAAGAGAGTGATGCATCCTTTGTCGTTGCCACGGGGCCAAGTGCTACGGCAGACATGGGAGGACTTGTTCAGGGTGCACACGGACCGGAGGAAGTAATCGTTATTATGATCGGGGAAAACAATGAGTAG
- a CDS encoding FAD-binding and (Fe-S)-binding domain-containing protein yields the protein MTATPPLYDDPADDPRANYDYQSNTLEHTDLVDQLDQRIDGDVRFDTYSRQLYATDASIYEVTPIGVIYPKTTADVAGVVELCAEKNIPVLPRGGGTSLAGQTVNEAVVLDFTRYMDNVIDIDADNRLATAQAGIYLESLNEALESHNLKFAPDPAWGDKSALGGAIGNNSTGAHSLQYGKTDAYIEEVEVVLADGTTTTFGEVDISDLPKLAEGDSLESTIYAEVARIIDEKSDLIEEVYPDLKRNVSGYNLDWLIEDAQGAQRGIGEPDAEGGTVNIAKLLCGSEGTLAIVTEATVSLEPIPEEKSMALLAYDTVLDAMDDVAPITEHNPAAVEVLDNVMIDLAQETPEFSSVADMLPEGTAAVLIVEFYADSVEEGKQKVANLLADRCPTVEPEKSADSDEDRLVTDAEALAFDALEAYDADRQKKIWKLRKSGLPILLSRTTDEKHVAFIEDTAIPPENLRNFVADFQDVLEDHDTYASFYAHAGPGVLHIRPLVNTKTQEGVEMMESIADAVTSLVVKYDGSVSGEHGDGRARTQWNRKLYGDEMWEEFKILKTAFDPEWLLNPGQVVFQENNPTDMKENHRFGPDYSFDAGFDPELEWDNDNGFQGMVELCHGCGGCRGEQSTTGGIMCPTFRAEEEELLSTRGRANALREAMRGGLSEEEQFSDEFVEEVLDLCIGCKGCKHDCPSGVDMAKMKAELKYEHHQQNGTPLRDRMFANFETLAKLGSATAPLSNWATKVPGSGFITEKVLGISRERDLPTFRRNTFAKRTSDYEPTVPQEAAEHKVVLVPDIYTNHEHPQVGEAALSVLEAANTHVELLQPRDVGRPAYSKGMIGKAAEKARETVDELLPYVRSGYDVVLIEPSDAVMVQSDYLDIFDHDEVKLVAENTYGICEYLDRYKLDREVSFDAPNEHLAYHGHCHQKSHAKDHHAVGLLRRAGYAVDPLDSTCCGMAGSFGYEAEHYSMSKSIGEVLYDQIRESSGDRVVAPGASCRTQLEDRPEADESPPTPIEALAKALGEQQ from the coding sequence ATGACAGCTACACCACCTCTTTACGACGATCCTGCAGATGATCCGCGCGCAAACTACGATTATCAAAGTAATACACTTGAGCACACTGATCTGGTCGACCAACTCGACCAGCGTATTGACGGAGACGTTCGGTTTGACACGTACTCTCGTCAGCTATATGCGACCGATGCTAGTATTTACGAGGTAACGCCGATTGGCGTTATTTATCCAAAGACAACGGCAGATGTCGCAGGTGTCGTTGAGCTCTGTGCTGAGAAGAATATCCCTGTTCTTCCCAGAGGTGGTGGCACAAGTCTCGCCGGACAGACAGTCAACGAGGCGGTTGTTCTTGACTTTACGAGATATATGGATAATGTCATTGATATTGACGCTGACAATCGCCTTGCAACCGCACAAGCTGGGATTTATCTTGAGTCACTGAATGAGGCACTTGAATCACATAATCTAAAGTTCGCTCCGGATCCAGCGTGGGGGGATAAAAGCGCACTTGGGGGTGCGATCGGAAACAATTCTACGGGAGCACATTCACTCCAATATGGAAAAACAGACGCGTACATCGAAGAGGTTGAAGTGGTTTTAGCTGATGGAACAACTACAACATTCGGCGAAGTCGATATTAGTGATCTTCCCAAGTTAGCTGAAGGGGACAGTCTTGAGTCTACAATATATGCAGAGGTTGCCAGGATTATTGACGAAAAAAGTGATTTGATCGAGGAAGTATATCCAGACCTCAAACGTAATGTTTCAGGGTATAACTTAGATTGGCTGATTGAGGATGCACAGGGAGCCCAGAGAGGTATTGGTGAACCAGATGCAGAAGGCGGCACAGTAAATATTGCAAAATTACTCTGTGGCAGCGAAGGAACATTAGCAATTGTTACCGAAGCAACAGTCTCTCTTGAGCCGATTCCGGAAGAAAAGAGCATGGCGTTACTCGCGTATGATACTGTGCTTGATGCGATGGATGACGTGGCGCCAATCACTGAACATAATCCTGCCGCTGTTGAGGTTCTTGATAATGTAATGATAGACTTGGCGCAGGAAACACCCGAGTTTTCCTCTGTCGCTGATATGCTCCCAGAGGGAACAGCAGCAGTTCTTATTGTTGAGTTTTATGCCGACAGCGTTGAGGAAGGCAAACAAAAAGTCGCAAATCTGTTAGCTGATCGGTGTCCGACTGTTGAGCCGGAAAAGAGTGCTGATTCAGATGAAGATCGCCTCGTTACAGATGCGGAGGCACTTGCATTTGACGCACTTGAGGCATACGACGCTGATCGACAAAAGAAAATCTGGAAATTACGAAAGTCTGGACTTCCAATCCTACTGTCTCGAACCACCGATGAAAAACACGTTGCATTCATTGAAGATACTGCAATTCCACCAGAGAATCTCCGTAATTTCGTTGCGGACTTCCAAGACGTGCTTGAGGATCATGATACCTACGCGAGCTTCTATGCACACGCTGGGCCTGGAGTTCTCCACATTCGGCCCTTAGTAAATACAAAAACACAGGAAGGTGTAGAAATGATGGAATCAATTGCTGACGCTGTAACCTCTCTGGTGGTGAAGTATGATGGCTCTGTGTCGGGAGAACATGGAGACGGACGAGCACGAACTCAATGGAACCGAAAGCTCTACGGTGACGAGATGTGGGAGGAGTTTAAAATATTAAAAACTGCATTCGACCCAGAATGGCTTCTGAATCCAGGACAAGTGGTTTTCCAAGAGAATAACCCAACAGACATGAAGGAAAATCACCGATTTGGACCAGACTATTCATTTGATGCTGGCTTCGACCCTGAACTAGAGTGGGACAATGATAACGGCTTCCAGGGGATGGTTGAGCTGTGTCACGGTTGTGGCGGCTGTCGGGGAGAACAATCAACCACCGGCGGTATAATGTGTCCGACTTTCCGGGCTGAGGAAGAGGAATTACTCTCTACTCGTGGTCGTGCCAATGCGCTACGTGAAGCCATGCGCGGTGGTCTGTCTGAAGAGGAGCAGTTTAGTGACGAATTTGTTGAAGAAGTACTGGACCTTTGTATTGGCTGTAAGGGGTGTAAGCACGACTGTCCAAGTGGCGTGGATATGGCTAAGATGAAAGCAGAGCTCAAATATGAACATCACCAGCAGAATGGAACACCACTTCGGGATCGAATGTTTGCAAATTTCGAGACATTAGCTAAGCTAGGCTCTGCAACTGCACCACTTTCGAACTGGGCAACAAAGGTCCCGGGAAGCGGCTTTATTACAGAAAAGGTTCTTGGAATTTCTCGAGAACGGGATTTGCCAACGTTCCGCCGCAACACATTTGCCAAGCGGACATCTGACTATGAGCCTACAGTACCCCAAGAAGCAGCGGAACACAAAGTTGTCCTTGTTCCTGATATATATACTAACCACGAGCATCCACAGGTCGGAGAAGCAGCACTTTCCGTTCTTGAAGCAGCAAATACCCATGTTGAACTTCTGCAGCCTCGCGATGTGGGCCGTCCAGCATATTCAAAAGGAATGATTGGTAAGGCTGCTGAAAAGGCACGAGAGACAGTCGATGAACTCCTTCCATATGTCCGGTCCGGTTACGATGTAGTGCTAATCGAACCGTCAGACGCTGTTATGGTTCAATCAGATTATCTTGATATCTTCGATCATGATGAAGTCAAGTTGGTTGCTGAGAACACATACGGAATCTGTGAGTACCTTGACCGGTACAAGCTTGATCGGGAAGTCTCATTTGATGCACCAAATGAGCATCTTGCATATCACGGGCACTGCCATCAGAAGTCACATGCAAAAGATCATCACGCTGTTGGGCTTCTGCGACGAGCGGGATATGCTGTTGATCCACTTGATTCCACATGCTGTGGAATGGCCGGCTCGTTCGGATACGAAGCTGAGCATTACTCAATGAGTAAATCCATTGGAGAAGTCCTCTATGATCAAATTAGAGAAAGTTCAGGAGATCGTGTTGTAGCACCGGGCGCGTCGTGCAGAACTCAGCTTGAAGATAGACCAGAAGCGGACGAAAGTCCGCCTACACCTATCGAAGCACTCGCCAAAGCACTTGGCGAACAACAGTAA
- a CDS encoding FAD-binding and (Fe-S)-binding domain-containing protein, with product MSDTERHTEIASAGNLNLDRPDVEEYQDLASELRSRVSGEVKFDRYAQVLYATDGSIYQAQPAGAVLPKSAADVQAVIEVASKHDVPVLPRGAGSSLGGQTVGPGCIVLDFTRHMDDIIELRPEDQRAVVQPGLVQDHLDEALAEYDLKFAPDPASSNRSTIGGGIGNNSTGAHSVRYGITDAYTEELQVVLANGDLIHTREIVLDSDEYNEIIQKDNAESRIYQTVRQLVEENKEEIENRYPNLKRVVTGYNLDRVIYENEEGEDVINLSKLFVGAEGTLGVIVEAEVSLVSVPEETALALYFFDNLVDTMKAVPEALEFDVSAVELMDDDVFRMAAESEGYSEYTDPIPEGAKAALMLEFDSELVHDFEDAIAETNDFFVKNGNAFDVVEAYSQKKQDRIWKLRKAVIPLLMSMEGDPKPYPFIEDATVPPEELAEYVQGFEEVLNDHSTSAAYFAHAGSGTLHIRPILNLKEQEGIEKMRSITQDVTDLVVEHHGSFSGEHGDGMARTEFTPKMYGEDLWDAFKQIKTAFDPDWIMHPGNVVYRDDPEDYGPDSGRGVGADMRKNLRYGADYQSIEPQTELDFTEEGGFSHLVELCNGCGTCRQTESDVMCPTYRVSKEETQTTRGRANMLRAAISGNLPEKELHSERFQEEIMNLCIGCKGCKSDCPTGVDMAKLRAEVKHQHHEKDGAGIRDKLFRDVDRLSKVGSMLAPISNIAQKVPGSREILSKVMGIAKDRKLPTFRRTTLLDWFEQRGGPQISEREAIDKVVLFPDTYTTYSYPEPGIAAIKTLESAGIRVEIMDNLAPSGRAAFSKGFLDTVRTRAEQNVELLDPKVQDGYSVIFVEPSDAVMFQDEYLDILDGEAVGRVSGAAFGVLEYMDQFRVDERLTFDAPDHHLTYHGHCNQKATNKDHHAVGVMRRAGYAVDPLDSSCCGMAGSFGYEKEHYGISKAIGRLVYDKIRQSDGDRVVAPGASCRTQIEDGPVGDKPDHPIEMVAKAVTGSAQSEHISASSPSTTATSDD from the coding sequence ATGTCGGATACCGAACGACATACAGAGATTGCGTCAGCTGGCAATCTAAATCTCGACCGCCCAGATGTTGAGGAGTATCAAGACCTTGCTAGTGAATTGCGCTCCCGGGTAAGTGGCGAAGTGAAATTTGACCGCTACGCTCAGGTACTGTATGCAACCGATGGCAGCATCTATCAAGCACAGCCAGCAGGTGCTGTTTTGCCCAAATCAGCTGCCGACGTGCAAGCGGTTATTGAGGTTGCATCAAAGCATGATGTGCCTGTTTTACCACGTGGAGCCGGGTCATCTCTTGGTGGACAGACAGTAGGACCAGGATGCATTGTTCTTGATTTCACCCGCCACATGGATGATATCATCGAACTCCGTCCCGAGGACCAACGAGCAGTTGTTCAGCCTGGTCTTGTACAAGACCATCTTGACGAAGCTCTTGCTGAATATGATCTTAAATTTGCTCCAGACCCTGCTTCATCTAACCGATCCACAATTGGTGGGGGTATCGGAAACAACTCCACAGGCGCGCACTCAGTTCGATATGGAATTACTGACGCATATACAGAGGAGCTGCAGGTTGTTCTGGCAAACGGTGATCTTATTCACACCCGAGAGATTGTGCTAGACTCAGATGAGTACAATGAGATTATACAAAAAGACAACGCTGAGTCTCGTATCTATCAGACGGTTAGACAGCTGGTCGAGGAGAACAAGGAAGAAATTGAAAATCGGTATCCGAATCTTAAGCGCGTAGTAACTGGCTATAATCTTGACCGTGTAATCTACGAAAACGAAGAAGGAGAAGACGTTATCAATCTGTCCAAGCTTTTTGTTGGAGCCGAAGGAACGCTTGGAGTGATCGTTGAAGCTGAAGTCTCACTGGTTTCTGTCCCAGAGGAAACAGCTCTCGCGCTGTATTTTTTCGATAATCTTGTCGACACGATGAAGGCGGTCCCAGAGGCGCTTGAATTTGATGTAAGCGCCGTTGAATTGATGGATGATGATGTCTTTAGAATGGCAGCAGAATCAGAAGGCTATTCAGAGTATACAGATCCAATCCCCGAAGGCGCAAAAGCCGCGCTCATGCTTGAATTTGATTCTGAACTAGTTCATGACTTTGAGGACGCAATCGCCGAGACAAATGATTTTTTTGTTAAGAATGGCAATGCCTTCGATGTCGTTGAGGCATACTCTCAGAAGAAACAAGACCGTATCTGGAAGCTTCGAAAGGCGGTTATTCCACTGCTGATGTCAATGGAAGGAGATCCTAAACCTTATCCGTTCATTGAAGATGCTACTGTCCCACCAGAAGAACTAGCCGAGTATGTGCAAGGGTTTGAAGAAGTCCTTAATGATCACAGTACATCGGCCGCATACTTCGCTCATGCAGGCTCTGGGACATTGCATATCCGCCCAATCCTGAATCTCAAAGAACAAGAAGGGATTGAGAAGATGCGATCAATTACGCAGGACGTGACCGATCTTGTCGTTGAACACCATGGGTCATTTTCCGGTGAGCACGGCGATGGAATGGCACGAACTGAGTTTACCCCAAAGATGTATGGTGAAGATCTGTGGGATGCATTCAAGCAGATCAAGACTGCTTTTGATCCAGACTGGATCATGCATCCTGGTAATGTCGTGTACCGAGATGATCCCGAAGACTATGGACCCGACAGTGGTCGCGGCGTTGGAGCTGATATGCGGAAGAACCTTCGCTATGGGGCAGATTATCAGTCCATTGAGCCGCAGACCGAACTTGACTTCACCGAAGAAGGCGGGTTCTCACATTTAGTTGAACTATGTAATGGGTGTGGAACTTGTCGCCAGACAGAGAGTGACGTGATGTGTCCAACATATCGTGTATCTAAAGAAGAGACACAAACAACGCGCGGTCGAGCAAACATGCTTCGCGCCGCAATCAGCGGCAACCTCCCTGAAAAAGAACTTCACTCAGAACGCTTCCAAGAAGAGATCATGAACCTCTGTATTGGTTGCAAAGGCTGCAAGAGTGATTGTCCAACTGGAGTTGACATGGCAAAGCTTCGTGCAGAGGTTAAACATCAGCATCACGAAAAAGATGGGGCTGGTATCCGGGATAAACTCTTCAGAGATGTTGATCGACTCTCAAAGGTCGGAAGCATGTTGGCCCCAATCTCAAATATCGCGCAGAAAGTTCCGGGAAGCAGAGAGATTCTATCTAAGGTAATGGGTATTGCAAAAGATAGAAAGCTTCCGACATTCCGTCGCACAACACTTCTTGATTGGTTCGAACAGCGAGGCGGACCACAAATTTCCGAGCGAGAGGCGATCGACAAGGTTGTCTTGTTCCCGGACACATACACGACATACAGCTACCCGGAGCCTGGGATAGCCGCTATCAAAACACTAGAATCGGCAGGCATTCGCGTCGAGATCATGGATAATCTTGCTCCGTCAGGACGGGCTGCTTTCTCAAAGGGATTCCTTGACACGGTTCGAACCCGAGCAGAACAAAACGTTGAGTTGCTCGATCCAAAGGTTCAGGATGGATATTCCGTCATCTTTGTTGAACCATCTGACGCTGTCATGTTCCAGGATGAATATCTGGATATACTCGACGGAGAAGCAGTCGGACGAGTTTCTGGTGCCGCCTTTGGCGTTCTTGAGTATATGGATCAGTTTAGAGTAGACGAACGACTTACGTTTGATGCACCGGATCACCACCTTACATATCACGGCCACTGCAACCAGAAGGCAACAAACAAAGACCATCACGCTGTTGGTGTGATGAGACGGGCGGGATATGCTGTTGATCCGCTTGACTCAAGCTGTTGTGGAATGGCCGGGTCATTCGGTTATGAAAAAGAACACTATGGAATCTCAAAGGCCATTGGGCGTCTGGTGTATGACAAGATTCGCCAGAGTGATGGAGACCGTGTTGTTGCTCCTGGAGCGTCGTGCCGGACACAGATTGAGGATGGTCCAGTCGGTGATAAGCCAGATCACCCAATCGAAATGGTTGCAAAAGCAGTTACTGGCTCTGCTCAATCAGAACATATCAGTGCGTCTTCACCATCAACAACCGCAACAAGCGATGACTAA
- a CDS encoding L-lactate permease has translation MASFVEIGAAISPLVIVAILLIGFLWPAERAMPVAWVVAGVAAFVIWDMPVDWITAASIRGGLAAIEILWIVFGALVLLYTLMNSGAVDRINEGFASISEDRRVQIVLLAFFVATFIEGVAGFGTPAAVVAPLLLALGFPALAAVIAALIGHAIATVFGAVGTPIIVGYQQPLESVEPEIVAEGMSVAGYSASAAGWAAVFNGLLGILMPLFAVGMITYFFGEQRSLAPIWGVLPLCLFSGAAFAVPYMLTAWFIGPELPSLFAAMVGGAIVVAVLRAGYLEPSDTWTFPPRNEWPEYWVGTIEPGSDETTADGSGSMSLLRAWSPYVVLVIVLIGTRVIEPVADTLQGGPIATVSTPIGDFSFGPIIEWSGILGTELSGAVEWAYVPGTWLLLSALIAIPIFSMNSEDIVDAWREAGSKIISPLIALVFVIAMVEIMLETNAHVQAGVTAAEATPDGSMIVILADATAATIGPAYPMIAPIVGALGAFIAGSITVSNITFSAFQFEVARSLDMPTQILVGAQSVGGAIGNVIAIHNVIAALATVGLVGKTGRVIRLNLIPVAYYLIAGGILATVSVYLFPAVF, from the coding sequence ATGGCTAGCTTTGTGGAAATTGGTGCCGCCATTTCCCCACTTGTTATTGTAGCCATTCTACTCATCGGATTTCTATGGCCGGCTGAGCGAGCAATGCCGGTTGCATGGGTCGTTGCTGGCGTTGCTGCATTCGTTATTTGGGACATGCCTGTAGATTGGATTACTGCTGCGAGTATTAGGGGAGGATTGGCAGCCATTGAGATTCTATGGATTGTATTTGGTGCGCTTGTCCTGTTATACACGCTTATGAACTCAGGAGCAGTTGATCGGATTAACGAAGGATTTGCGTCAATTAGTGAGGACCGGCGTGTGCAGATTGTTCTATTAGCATTCTTTGTTGCAACATTTATTGAAGGGGTTGCTGGATTTGGAACGCCAGCTGCTGTTGTCGCCCCGCTGTTGCTTGCATTGGGATTCCCAGCCCTTGCAGCAGTCATCGCCGCGTTAATTGGACACGCCATAGCAACGGTCTTTGGGGCCGTTGGAACCCCTATTATTGTTGGCTACCAACAGCCATTAGAAAGTGTTGAGCCAGAAATCGTTGCAGAAGGGATGAGCGTTGCTGGATATTCGGCGTCGGCAGCTGGATGGGCAGCAGTTTTTAACGGGCTACTCGGTATTTTGATGCCACTGTTTGCCGTCGGAATGATAACATATTTCTTCGGAGAACAACGTTCACTTGCACCGATATGGGGTGTGCTTCCCCTTTGCCTGTTCTCCGGTGCTGCATTCGCGGTCCCATATATGTTGACAGCATGGTTTATCGGGCCAGAGCTGCCATCGCTTTTTGCCGCGATGGTTGGAGGTGCAATTGTTGTTGCTGTCCTGCGGGCCGGGTACCTTGAACCGAGTGATACTTGGACGTTCCCACCACGGAACGAGTGGCCAGAGTACTGGGTCGGGACAATTGAACCAGGGAGTGATGAGACCACAGCTGATGGGTCGGGTTCAATGTCACTGCTTCGAGCTTGGTCTCCATATGTTGTGCTTGTCATCGTTCTTATCGGAACGCGGGTAATCGAACCAGTTGCAGACACCCTACAAGGCGGCCCGATTGCTACCGTTAGTACTCCGATTGGTGACTTTTCATTTGGACCAATTATTGAATGGTCTGGGATTCTTGGCACTGAGCTCAGCGGAGCAGTTGAATGGGCATACGTGCCAGGAACGTGGCTTTTACTTAGCGCGTTGATTGCCATTCCGATATTCAGCATGAACTCCGAAGACATTGTGGATGCATGGCGTGAAGCTGGTAGCAAAATCATATCACCACTAATTGCGCTTGTCTTTGTCATTGCGATGGTTGAGATTATGCTCGAAACAAACGCCCATGTTCAGGCCGGTGTAACAGCCGCCGAGGCAACTCCTGATGGAAGTATGATTGTTATACTCGCTGATGCAACGGCAGCGACAATAGGTCCTGCATATCCGATGATTGCACCAATCGTCGGCGCATTGGGCGCATTTATTGCTGGCTCAATTACAGTGAGTAACATTACATTCAGCGCGTTCCAGTTTGAAGTCGCCCGCAGCCTTGATATGCCAACTCAGATTCTGGTTGGTGCACAGTCTGTTGGTGGTGCGATTGGTAATGTAATCGCTATTCATAATGTCATTGCTGCACTAGCAACAGTTGGATTAGTCGGAAAAACAGGCCGGGTTATTCGTCTAAATCTTATACCAGTTGCGTACTATCTGATTGCTGGTGGTATATTGGCGACCGTATCTGTATACCTGTTCCCAGCTGTGTTTTGA